A portion of the Streptococcus urinalis 2285-97 genome contains these proteins:
- a CDS encoding FtsW/RodA/SpoVE family cell cycle protein codes for MSDKSKGIDFWLITPVLILLATGLLSIYIASSHDYPKEVVSIMSQQALWLVIGCLIAAVVMLFSTEFLWKVTPFLYAFGLILMVLPIFYYSPTLYQATGAKNWINIQGVTLFQPSEFMKIAYILMLARLSIWFKQKEKQPSFKNDWKVIGLYTLVTIPVLALLALQKDFGTALVFMAIYAGMLILAGISWWIILPTVLLVVVFIISFIVLFSFEQGKEFLFNIGMDTYQINRISAWLNPFDFAESIAYQQTQGMIAIGSGGIHGSGFDVANLAVPVRESDMIFTVIAENFGFLGSAFILALYLLIIYRMIRVTFASNNKFYTYISTGFIMMILFHIFENIGASLGILPLTGIPLPFISQGGSSLVSNLIGVGLVLSMYHQNYYQDNPQTLVYKRRKSKKKSH; via the coding sequence ATGAGTGACAAAAGTAAGGGTATTGACTTCTGGTTGATTACACCTGTTTTAATTTTACTAGCGACTGGTTTACTTTCTATATATATTGCTTCATCACATGATTATCCTAAAGAAGTGGTTTCAATTATGTCTCAGCAAGCATTGTGGCTAGTTATTGGGTGTTTGATTGCAGCAGTGGTAATGCTTTTTAGTACGGAATTTCTTTGGAAGGTAACTCCGTTTTTATATGCTTTTGGATTGATTCTTATGGTATTGCCGATTTTTTACTATAGTCCAACCCTCTATCAGGCAACGGGTGCAAAAAACTGGATAAACATCCAGGGTGTTACCTTATTTCAACCATCAGAATTTATGAAAATTGCTTATATTTTAATGTTAGCAAGATTATCAATTTGGTTTAAGCAAAAAGAAAAACAGCCAAGTTTCAAAAATGATTGGAAAGTTATTGGCTTATATACTCTCGTAACGATACCTGTGTTAGCATTATTAGCCTTACAAAAAGATTTCGGGACTGCATTAGTCTTTATGGCTATATATGCAGGAATGTTGATTTTGGCTGGTATTTCCTGGTGGATTATCCTACCAACAGTCTTACTTGTTGTTGTGTTTATTATTTCATTTATTGTTTTGTTTAGTTTTGAGCAAGGAAAAGAATTCTTATTTAATATTGGAATGGACACATACCAAATTAATCGGATTTCTGCTTGGCTGAATCCTTTTGATTTTGCAGAATCAATTGCCTATCAACAAACTCAAGGTATGATTGCCATTGGAAGTGGTGGTATTCATGGATCTGGTTTTGATGTTGCCAATTTAGCCGTTCCTGTCAGAGAAAGTGACATGATTTTTACAGTTATAGCTGAAAATTTTGGCTTCTTAGGATCTGCTTTTATTTTGGCATTATATCTTCTCATTATTTACCGAATGATTCGTGTCACATTTGCTTCTAATAATAAATTTTATACTTATATTTCTACTGGCTTTATCATGATGATTCTATTTCATATTTTCGAAAATATCGGTGCATCATTAGGTATTTTACCTTTGACAGGTATTCCTTTACCTTTTATCTCTCAAGGAGGAAGTTCACTTGTTTCAAATTTAATTGGTGTTGGTTTAGTACTGTCAATGTATCATCAAAATTATTATCAAGATAATCCGCAAACACTTGTTTACAAAAGACGTAAAAGTAAAAAGAAGAGCCACTGA
- a CDS encoding HAD-IA family hydrolase, whose protein sequence is MRYRDYIWDLGGTLLDNYEVSTQAFIETLDQYGKVANHDQVYSKLKESTAIAIETFASDIPHFLKAYKDREAQHLELPQLVLGAKEILAKIVREDSRNFLVSHRDRQVLSLLKATDIESYFVEVVTSESGFKRKPSPESFIYLKDKYHIDNALVIGDREIDSLAGKSAGFDTLLVDGKTSLLEIVK, encoded by the coding sequence ATGAGATACCGTGATTATATATGGGACTTAGGTGGAACTTTACTTGATAATTATGAAGTTTCAACTCAAGCTTTTATTGAAACATTAGACCAGTATGGTAAAGTTGCAAATCATGACCAAGTCTATTCAAAATTAAAAGAATCCACTGCAATTGCAATTGAAACTTTTGCAAGTGATATTCCACATTTTTTAAAAGCTTATAAAGACAGAGAAGCTCAGCATTTAGAGTTGCCACAGTTAGTTCTTGGTGCTAAAGAAATTTTAGCTAAGATTGTGAGAGAAGATTCGAGAAATTTTTTAGTCTCTCATAGAGATAGACAAGTTTTGAGCCTATTAAAGGCAACCGATATTGAGTCTTATTTTGTTGAAGTTGTCACATCAGAATCAGGTTTTAAACGAAAACCAAGTCCAGAGAGTTTCATCTATTTAAAAGACAAATATCATATTGATAATGCCTTAGTTATTGGCGATAGAGAAATTGATAGTTTGGCAGGAAAGAGCGCAGGTTTTGATACCTTATTAGTAGACGGAAAAACGTCTTTGTTGGAGATTGTAAAATAA
- the gyrB gene encoding DNA topoisomerase (ATP-hydrolyzing) subunit B encodes MTEENRNLEELAKEYDASQIQVLEGLEAVRMRPGMYIGSTSKEGLHHLVWEIVDNSIDEALAGFASHIEVFIEQDNSITVVDDGRGIPVDIQEKTGRPAVETVFTVLHAGGKFGGGGYKVSGGLHGVGSSVVNALSTQLDVKVYKNGSIHYQEYHRGVVVADLQIIGETDLTGTTVHFTPDDTIFTETTEYDFEKLAKRIQELAFLNRGLRISITDKREGKEQERHFHYEGGIASYVEYINENKDVIFENPIYTDGELEGITVEVAMQYTSGYHENVMSFANNIHTHEGGTHEQGFRTALTRVINDYAKKNKILKENDDNLSGEDVREGLTAVISVKHPNPQFEGQTKTKLGNSEVVKITNRLFSDAFNRFLLENPQVARKIVEKGILASKARIAAKRAREVTRKKSGLEISNLPGKLADCSSNNAEMNELFIVEGDSAGGSAKSGRNREFQAILPIRGKILNVEKATMDKILANEEIRSLFTAMGTGFGADFDVTKSRYQKLVIMTDADVDGAHIRTLLLTLIYRFMRPVLEAGYVYIAQPPIYGVKVGSEVKAYIQPGNNQEEELKLALEKYSSGRSKPSVQRYKGLGEMDDHQLWETTMDPENRLMARVSVDDAAEADKIFDMLMGDRVEPRREFIEENAVYSTLDI; translated from the coding sequence ATGACAGAAGAAAATAGAAATTTAGAAGAATTAGCAAAAGAATATGATGCTAGCCAGATTCAAGTTTTAGAAGGACTAGAAGCTGTTCGAATGAGACCAGGGATGTATATTGGGTCTACCTCTAAAGAAGGGCTACATCACTTAGTTTGGGAAATTGTTGATAACTCTATTGATGAAGCTTTGGCAGGGTTTGCTAGTCATATTGAAGTGTTTATTGAACAAGATAACTCAATTACCGTAGTTGATGATGGACGAGGAATCCCAGTCGATATTCAAGAAAAAACAGGTCGACCTGCTGTAGAAACTGTTTTTACAGTACTCCATGCTGGTGGTAAATTTGGAGGTGGCGGTTATAAAGTTTCAGGTGGGCTTCATGGTGTCGGTTCTTCTGTAGTAAACGCTTTATCAACACAACTGGATGTTAAAGTCTATAAAAATGGTTCAATTCATTATCAAGAGTATCACCGAGGTGTTGTTGTGGCTGATTTACAAATCATTGGTGAAACAGATTTAACGGGAACCACTGTTCATTTTACACCAGATGATACAATCTTTACGGAAACTACAGAATATGATTTTGAAAAATTAGCTAAACGTATTCAAGAACTAGCTTTCTTAAATCGAGGACTTCGCATCTCAATTACTGACAAACGTGAAGGTAAAGAACAAGAAAGACACTTCCATTATGAAGGTGGGATAGCTAGTTATGTTGAGTATATCAATGAAAATAAAGATGTTATCTTTGAGAATCCAATTTACACAGATGGTGAACTAGAGGGCATAACTGTTGAAGTTGCTATGCAATACACATCAGGTTACCATGAAAATGTTATGAGTTTTGCTAATAATATTCATACTCATGAAGGTGGTACACATGAACAAGGCTTTAGAACTGCATTAACACGTGTCATTAATGATTATGCTAAGAAAAATAAAATTCTTAAAGAAAATGATGATAATTTATCTGGTGAGGATGTGAGAGAAGGACTAACTGCAGTTATTTCTGTTAAACATCCAAATCCACAGTTCGAAGGTCAAACGAAAACAAAACTTGGAAATTCTGAAGTGGTTAAAATCACAAATAGACTTTTTAGTGATGCTTTTAATCGTTTCTTACTTGAAAATCCTCAGGTAGCTCGTAAAATCGTCGAAAAAGGAATTTTGGCATCAAAAGCGAGAATTGCTGCAAAACGAGCCCGTGAAGTAACACGTAAAAAGTCTGGTTTAGAAATTTCAAATCTTCCTGGTAAATTAGCAGATTGTTCATCAAATAACGCTGAGATGAACGAATTGTTTATTGTCGAAGGTGACTCAGCAGGTGGTTCAGCTAAATCTGGTCGTAATCGTGAGTTTCAAGCTATATTACCAATTCGTGGGAAAATCCTTAATGTTGAAAAAGCAACAATGGATAAGATTTTAGCTAATGAAGAAATCAGATCACTTTTTACAGCAATGGGAACTGGTTTTGGTGCTGATTTTGATGTGACAAAATCAAGATATCAAAAACTTGTTATTATGACAGATGCAGATGTTGATGGAGCCCATATCAGAACATTACTTCTAACACTTATTTATCGTTTTATGCGTCCAGTACTTGAAGCTGGTTATGTTTATATTGCACAACCACCAATCTATGGTGTTAAAGTTGGAAGTGAAGTAAAAGCTTATATTCAACCAGGAAATAATCAAGAAGAAGAACTAAAATTAGCTCTTGAAAAATATAGTTCAGGTCGTTCAAAACCATCAGTTCAACGCTATAAAGGTTTGGGTGAGATGGATGATCACCAGTTATGGGAAACAACAATGGATCCTGAAAATCGTCTAATGGCACGTGTAAGTGTTGATGACGCTGCTGAAGCTGACAAAATTTTTGACATGTTGATGGGTGATCGTGTAGAGCCACGACGTGAATTTATTGAAGAAAATGCTGTTTACAGTACGCTTGATATTTAA
- the ezrA gene encoding septation ring formation regulator EzrA has protein sequence MSSGVILLIVAIVLLVIIAYLIGVIIRKRNDSLIASLEERKQKLFELPVNDEIEEVKALHLIGQSQVAFREWNQKWVDLSLNSFSDIEHHIYEAESLNDTFNFIRAKHEIKNVESQLNLVEEDITSIRDALAILKEQEEKNSARVTHALDLYETLQASIEENEDNFGSTMPEIDKQMKNIEAEFSQFVALNSSGDPVEASKVLDKAEEHTIALGQISEQIPAIVAKLEDDFPDQLDDLENGYRRLLEENYYFPEKNIETRFQEIRESIRANSSELVTLDLDRAREENSHIQEKIDLLYDIFEREIAAYKVVVKNSKILPKYLEHAKQNNKQLESEIKRLSHKYILNENEGLNVKLFNKQLVEIEETSLPLAKEYKEKPKPYSDIMVTLDKSIDSLSTIEEGQMCVFNEVKDIEHIETVARQKLDQYVNQLHMIKRFMEKRNLPGIPQDFLTIFFTTSSQLEALMDELSKGRINIESVSRLTEVASSAIDNLEETTYQVVQNATLTEQLLQYSNRYRSFEAGVQHSFEQALKLFEVDYDYRASFEEISYALETVEPGVTDRFVSSYEKTREQMRF, from the coding sequence ATGTCTAGCGGAGTTATATTGCTGATTGTAGCGATAGTCTTATTAGTGATTATTGCCTATTTGATCGGTGTTATTATAAGAAAACGAAATGATTCGTTGATTGCAAGTCTAGAAGAAAGAAAGCAAAAATTATTTGAACTGCCTGTAAATGATGAGATTGAAGAAGTAAAGGCACTTCATTTAATTGGACAAAGTCAAGTCGCTTTTCGTGAATGGAATCAAAAATGGGTTGATTTATCCTTAAATTCATTTTCTGATATTGAACATCATATTTATGAAGCCGAAAGTTTAAATGACACTTTTAATTTTATTCGTGCAAAACATGAAATAAAAAATGTTGAAAGCCAATTAAACTTAGTTGAAGAAGATATCACTTCTATTAGAGATGCACTTGCTATCTTAAAAGAACAGGAAGAAAAAAATAGTGCGAGAGTTACACATGCGCTAGACTTATACGAGACACTACAAGCTTCCATTGAAGAAAATGAAGATAATTTTGGGTCAACGATGCCTGAGATCGATAAGCAAATGAAAAATATTGAAGCTGAATTTTCTCAATTTGTTGCTCTTAACTCTTCTGGTGACCCTGTTGAAGCTTCTAAAGTATTAGACAAAGCTGAAGAACATACTATTGCTTTAGGTCAAATTAGTGAACAAATACCAGCTATTGTGGCAAAATTAGAAGATGACTTTCCAGATCAACTTGATGACCTAGAAAATGGTTATCGTCGCCTTCTAGAAGAAAACTACTATTTCCCTGAAAAAAATATCGAAACGAGATTCCAAGAGATTCGTGAATCTATCCGAGCAAATTCTTCTGAGTTAGTCACACTTGATTTGGATCGAGCTCGTGAAGAAAATAGTCATATTCAAGAAAAAATTGATCTTTTATATGATATTTTTGAAAGAGAAATTGCAGCTTATAAAGTAGTTGTTAAGAATAGTAAAATTTTACCAAAATATCTTGAACATGCGAAACAAAATAATAAACAGCTTGAAAGCGAAATTAAGCGTTTATCACATAAATATATCCTAAATGAAAATGAAGGACTAAATGTCAAATTATTTAATAAACAATTAGTTGAAATTGAAGAAACTTCATTACCGCTAGCAAAAGAATATAAAGAAAAACCAAAACCTTATTCAGATATAATGGTAACATTAGATAAAAGTATTGACTCCTTATCAACAATTGAAGAAGGTCAAATGTGTGTTTTCAATGAAGTAAAAGATATCGAACATATTGAAACAGTTGCTAGACAAAAATTAGATCAATATGTTAATCAACTTCATATGATTAAACGCTTTATGGAAAAACGTAATTTACCAGGTATACCTCAAGATTTTCTTACAATTTTCTTCACAACAAGTTCTCAATTAGAAGCTTTAATGGATGAATTAAGTAAAGGACGTATTAATATTGAGTCTGTTTCAAGATTGACAGAAGTTGCTTCATCAGCGATAGATAATTTAGAAGAAACGACTTATCAAGTTGTTCAAAATGCTACATTAACGGAACAATTGTTACAATATTCAAATCGCTACCGTAGTTTCGAAGCTGGTGTTCAACATAGCTTCGAACAAGCTTTGAAATTATTTGAAGTCGATTATGATTACAGAGCTTCATTTGAAGAGATTTCTTATGCTTTAGAAACAGTTGAACCTGGTGTAACAGATCGATTTGTTTCATCATATGAGAAAACAAGAGAACAAATGAGATTTTAA
- the serB gene encoding phosphoserine phosphatase SerB, translated as MVKGLLVMDVDSTLIKEEVIDLLGETYGVGQEIANITELAMQGHLNFEQSLKERVKLLKGMSTSSFDHILSHIHLNDGAKELIDYLHENDYKVGLVSGGFHEIVNIIARNLKIDFVKANHLEIANGKLTGNLEGEIVTPNLKKTMLIKWRDSLSIDKEKTVAMGDGANDILMIKEAGTGIAFMAKPALKEVADTEINSGKLSDLIPIIKKKIDDD; from the coding sequence ATGGTTAAAGGGTTATTAGTCATGGATGTTGATTCAACATTAATAAAAGAAGAAGTTATCGATCTCCTGGGTGAGACCTATGGGGTAGGTCAAGAAATTGCAAATATTACAGAATTGGCGATGCAAGGTCATTTAAACTTTGAACAATCTTTAAAAGAACGTGTAAAATTATTGAAAGGAATGTCTACGTCATCATTTGATCATATCTTATCTCATATCCACTTAAATGATGGTGCCAAAGAATTAATTGATTACTTACATGAAAATGATTATAAAGTAGGTCTTGTATCAGGCGGTTTTCATGAAATAGTTAATATTATTGCAAGAAATTTGAAAATTGATTTTGTAAAAGCAAATCACCTTGAAATTGCAAACGGAAAATTAACTGGAAATCTTGAAGGTGAAATTGTCACGCCAAATCTTAAAAAAACTATGTTAATAAAGTGGAGAGACAGTTTGTCGATTGATAAAGAAAAGACAGTTGCAATGGGTGATGGGGCTAATGATATCTTAATGATAAAAGAAGCTGGTACTGGAATAGCCTTTATGGCAAAGCCAGCATTGAAAGAAGTTGCGGACACTGAGATTAATTCTGGTAAATTGAGTGACTTGATTCCTATAATAAAAAAGAAAATTGACGATGACTAA
- a CDS encoding DUF1697 domain-containing protein, whose product MTKDYLLLLRGVNVGGKHPVRMATLKDDLEKLNYSKVRSYINSGNIIFSSVVEKNKIEEQLKTYFNQHYPFSIPFILLEKNELESDFRSLPVWWQNQYYRKNVLFYLQDVTKAIKLGLIEQISNNGNEKIHFGKNALFWAVLNEEDYQKSFYHKTLLTLPIYKNVTVRNEKTYQKLISMLTIKKD is encoded by the coding sequence ATGACTAAAGACTATTTGTTGCTCCTAAGAGGAGTTAATGTGGGTGGAAAACATCCTGTAAGAATGGCTACTTTAAAGGATGATTTAGAAAAATTAAATTATTCTAAAGTGAGGTCATACATTAATAGCGGAAATATTATTTTTTCATCAGTGGTTGAAAAAAATAAAATAGAAGAACAATTAAAAACTTATTTTAATCAACATTATCCATTTTCAATCCCATTTATTTTATTAGAAAAAAATGAACTCGAAAGTGATTTTAGAAGCTTACCCGTATGGTGGCAAAATCAGTATTATCGAAAAAATGTTCTTTTTTATCTACAGGATGTCACTAAAGCTATTAAGTTAGGATTAATTGAACAGATTAGTAATAATGGTAATGAAAAGATTCATTTTGGAAAGAATGCTCTTTTCTGGGCGGTGTTAAATGAAGAAGATTATCAAAAATCTTTTTATCATAAAACATTATTAACGTTACCAATATACAAAAATGTAACGGTCAGAAATGAGAAAACCTATCAAAAACTAATCAGTATGTTGACAATAAAAAAAGACTAG
- a CDS encoding YueI family protein: MTNLDDKLMRAASGEKRLDPDQQRQYLGTFEERVLLYLTIDDAEQAQLLKRFDTILDGIMQKEKPLFVKIASKLSNSQQVQLMKIAQSKGIAATIVTESSSQSPYGLVIHTNHAISKESIFSLNDFFEKTKEKESSSLEEKKSFWSGLFHKNKKD, translated from the coding sequence ATGACAAATTTAGATGATAAATTAATGAGAGCTGCTTCAGGCGAAAAACGTCTAGATCCTGACCAGCAAAGACAATATTTAGGAACTTTTGAAGAGAGAGTCTTATTATATTTGACAATCGATGATGCAGAACAAGCTCAACTGCTTAAACGATTTGATACTATTTTAGATGGTATCATGCAAAAAGAAAAGCCACTTTTTGTTAAAATAGCATCTAAACTATCAAATTCCCAACAAGTTCAATTGATGAAAATTGCTCAGTCTAAAGGTATTGCTGCAACAATAGTAACAGAATCATCTTCCCAATCACCTTATGGACTTGTCATTCACACCAATCATGCAATTTCAAAAGAGTCAATTTTTTCTTTAAACGACTTTTTTGAAAAAACAAAAGAAAAAGAGTCATCATCTTTAGAAGAAAAGAAATCTTTTTGGTCAGGTTTATTTCATAAAAACAAAAAAGACTAG